The Microbacterium esteraromaticum genome contains the following window.
GCTCTTGGACGTCGTACCGGTCTTCGACGTCGTACCGGTCTTCGACGTGGCACCGGCTTTCGACGTGGCGCCGGCCTTCGACGCCGTGCCCGGCTTGGCGGTTGCGGCCGCCTTCGACGCTGTGGCCGTCTTCGACGGTGTCGCCGTCTTGGTCGCCGTGCTGCGCGAGACGGTCGTCTTCGACGCCGTCGAACCTGTTGCGGTCTTCTTCGCGGCCGTCTTCCTCGGCGCTGCCTTCTTGACGGCAGGCTTGTCCTCGACCTTCGACGACACGTTCGTGTCGGAAGCCGAGTCGGTGGCATCCGGTGTCTTCTTCGCCGCCGCGGCACCCCGCTTCGGCCTCGGCGTGGCGGCGGTGTCAGCGCCCGCGCTCGCGGTCGGCACCCCCTCGGTGCGGTCTTCGTGCGTCTCCCCGGATGCTGTCACGCCTACTAAGGTACCAATCCGCCCTGACAGAGCCGCCGACCCGGTGACGACGTGTTTTGGTGCCGCAGAGCCCCTCGACGCGGCTCACGGTTCCTGACAGACTCGTGTGGAACAGGTCACGAAACAGCAACAGCGCCCCTGAAGCCTTCGGCCTCCCAGGTGTGATCAGTAGCATTACGGAGGCACGAAGAGGTGTCGCGTCGATGAATCGACAGTGAACACAGTTCCTATTAGGAGAAAACGTGACTCTTCAGACCGTCATCCTGGCTGCGGGCATGGGCTCGCGGCTCGGCCGCGCGCTGCCCAAGCCGCTGACCGAGCTCAGCGACGGCCGCACCATCATGCGCCAGCAGCACGACAACATCCGCGCGGCCTTCGGCGGCGACGCCCGCATCACCACCGTCGTCGGCTACCGCGCCGAGACGATCATCGAGGCGTTCCCGTCGGCGAAGTACGTGCACAACGAGCGCTACGACGTGACCAACACCTCCAAGAGTCTGCTGCGCGCGCTGAGCGTGACCGGCAAGAGCGGCGTGCTGTGGATGAACGGCGATGTCGTCTTCGACCCGCGCATCCTGGGCCGGGCGATCGAGTTCATCGAGCGCGACCAGTCGTTCGTGACCGTGAACACCTCGAAGGTCAGCGACGAAGAGGTCAAGTACACCGTCACCGCCGAGGGCTTCATCAACGAGCTGTCCAAGACCGTCAAGGGCGGCCTCGGCGAGGCCGTGGGCATCAACTACATCTCGTCGCGCGACAAGAAGGCGTTCATGCGCCAGTTGCAGCGTGTCGAGGATCAGGACTACTTCGAGCGTGGTCTCGAGCTGGCGATCGCCGAGGATGGCCTGCTGCTCGAGCCGATGGACGTCTCGGACCTGTACGCCGTCGAGGTCGACTTCGCTGAAGACCTGGAGCGCGCCAACCTCTTCGTCTGAGCGCCTCCCTCTCGAAAGCCGTCTTCCTGTCGGGAGGCGGCTTTCGGCGTTCTCGCGGATGCGATGCATAGGCTCGGGTCATGCAGGTCCACAAGATCCACTCGCTGCCGGATGACGCCCCGTGGGATGCGCGCGTGCCTCCGGTCGGGTCCGACGAGCACCCGCTCACCGTGCGCGGGATCGATCGGGTGATGTCGGTGCAGCGCCCGTTGGTCGTGGCGCACATCCGCAGCATCCGCCTGCGCAATCCGCGCGCGATGCCGGACGAGATCGTGCGCATGCTCGAGATCCGCTACCTCGCCGCGGTGACCACCGGCGGCGCGGCCGTCGGTGCGACCGCTGTCGTTCCGGGCATCGGCACCGGGGTGACGCTGGCGCTGTCGGGCGTGGAGACCATCGGGTTCATGGAGTCAACGGCACTCTTCGCGCAGTCTGTCGCGGAGGTGCACGGCATCGCGATCGAGAACCCCGACCGCGCTCGGGCGCTGGTGATGACCCTGATGCTCGGCAAGGAGGGCGTCGACCTCGTCTCGCAGCTGGCGCAGCAGGCGACGGGCCGGGGCGGCACGCGTTCGTCGTACTGGGGCGAGCTGGTGACGAAGTCACTGCCACGCGCCGCCGTCGGTCCGCTTGTGGATCGTTTGAAGTCGGCGTTCATCCGGCAGTTCGCGGGCCGGGGCGGGGCGTCGTTCATCGGCAAGGCGCTGCCGTTCGGCATCGGCGCGGTCATCGGCGGTGCCGGCAACAACATCCTCGGACGACGGGTGCTGGTCACGTCGCGTCGCGCCTTCGGCGCGGCGCCCGTCTTCTTGCCACCCGAGTTGGAGCCGACGCCCGGCAGCGAGCGACTGGAGCGACGGATGCTGTCGGGCGCGCGTTCCCTCGGCGGTGGCGTTGTCGGGGTCGCAGGCAGCGTGGGTCGCGGCTTCGGGGCCGCCGGTCGCGGAGTGGGCGCGGCAGGGCGCGGGCTCGGCGCGGCGAGCCGCGAGGTCGGAGCGAAGCTGCGCCGACGGAGGGAAGGACTCGCCCCCGGGTCGGATGCTGCCGATTCGGATGCTGTTGATTCAGCATCCCCAGAAGGGGTTTGAGCACGACTTCTGCACAGCATCCGTCGTGAGTCGCTCTGAGGCGCTCTGACCGTCAGAGGGCGTTCCTAGCTTGGCGGGATGCTGCATCCCATCGATCCCCGTCAGTCCCCGCCGCCGACCGCGTACTGCGTGCCCTGGGTGGTCACCCGCGACGACCGCGCCCACCCGGTCGTGATGAATGCCAGCCAGGAGCCCGTCGATTTCGTCCGCGTCTTTCGCGACGATGTCGATGCCCGTTGCGTCGTGGATCTGTGGGGTCAGGTCCTTCCCACCGAAACGGTCGAACTGTGCCTGTGCGCGTCGGCCCCCGACGAGGCGGTTGTGACGATCGCCTGGTTCCGCCAAGCCGACGGGTTGGAGTACGTGTGGCGGTTCGTCGTGTGATGGCCGGTGCGCGACGAGACGCTGCTGAGCTTCCCCGGACTTCAGCGCTTGCTCAGCAGCCCGGTCGTTCTCAGCGATCGCCTGCTCGATCGGATGGAGACCGGCGTGGATGACATACACGACATTGCAGGGCGCACGCGAACGAGCGACTACGTGAACGCGAAGTCGGGCAACGACAGGCGCGGGGTGCGCCAGTGATGCAAAGGATCCCACCAGGCGGGTCCGCGGATCTCGGGTAGGCCGTCGTGCATGCGGATCTCCCAGCCGGAGAACTCGAGTGATCTGTGGTGCCACCAGCACAACGGCACACCGTTGTCGGTGCTGGTCGGCCCACCGCGGGAATGTTCGGTGACGTGGTGGATCTCACACCAGGAGGCCGGCACGTGGCATCCGGGAATCAGGCACTCCTTGTCGCGAAGCGTGATCGCCCGGCGCTGGTGAACGTTGAAGATACGGTCGGTCACCGTTATCCCGACGATCCGGCCCTGCTCCGTGAACACACGCTGAATGGCACCGGTGCAACCGGTGTGCCGGGCGACCGCGGCGCTCACCGGGCCGTCGACACCCGGAACACTGGCCCACGAGCTGTCTGCGGACTCGAGGTGCACGACGAGCGTCGGCGCCGCACCACCCAGTGACGGCATGTCGGCGTGCCGCGCCGCGATGCCCAGCGCCGCGGCGAGCGCGTCGTGCTGCTTCTGCCCGCGGGTACGCGCATCGAGCACGCTCCTCGGGTCACTGTTGAACTCATCGTCGGTGCTGGTCTCGTCTTCGGAGGGCCGGAATGTGACACCCTCGGGCGGCGGCGGCCCGTCGGTCTTCGGGTTCAGCTGTGCGTCGAGCAACAGCTGCAGTTGCGCGTACGTCTCGGGCAGCAGGTTGCCGCGCACCGGGTACACACCGTCATGCATGCGCCCGATCGAGAGAAACCGCCGGTTCATCGCACGCTGTTCGGCCGGCTCGGCACCATCAGGATCGAGCTGCGCCGCGATCGCATGCGCCACCATCTTGAGATCGTCAGGTGTAGCCGGGGGTGCTGTCGCGAACCGTGCG
Protein-coding sequences here:
- a CDS encoding NTP transferase domain-containing protein; this encodes MTLQTVILAAGMGSRLGRALPKPLTELSDGRTIMRQQHDNIRAAFGGDARITTVVGYRAETIIEAFPSAKYVHNERYDVTNTSKSLLRALSVTGKSGVLWMNGDVVFDPRILGRAIEFIERDQSFVTVNTSKVSDEEVKYTVTAEGFINELSKTVKGGLGEAVGINYISSRDKKAFMRQLQRVEDQDYFERGLELAIAEDGLLLEPMDVSDLYAVEVDFAEDLERANLFV
- a CDS encoding HNH endonuclease signature motif containing protein, with protein sequence MTNPAAVLDRVVTDLDQLLGADALMSLTDAERRVVLSAAGDALRRVEATIIETVATGDPVDLPHGAGCRNVNELLQRTLRVDSRGAARFVKAGKVVRRDVDLTSGESLLARWPALRRVMLDGAVGTDGLLAATGPIESAGDRIGATDRWKADDVLAGVARGHVVADDADADADARFATAPPATPDDLKMVAHAIAAQLDPDGAEPAEQRAMNRRFLSIGRMHDGVYPVRGNLLPETYAQLQLLLDAQLNPKTDGPPPPEGVTFRPSEDETSTDDEFNSDPRSVLDARTRGQKQHDALAAALGIAARHADMPSLGGAAPTLVVHLESADSSWASVPGVDGPVSAAVARHTGCTGAIQRVFTEQGRIVGITVTDRIFNVHQRRAITLRDKECLIPGCHVPASWCEIHHVTEHSRGGPTSTDNGVPLCWWHHRSLEFSGWEIRMHDGLPEIRGPAWWDPLHHWRTPRLSLPDFAFT